The Bradyrhizobium sp. WBAH42 genome includes a window with the following:
- the aspS gene encoding aspartate--tRNA ligase, with protein sequence MHRYRSHTCGALRESNIGETIRLSGWVHRVRDHGGVLFIDLRDHYGLTQCVVDPDSPAFSLAEKLRSEFVVKMDGKVRRRPEGTDNDDLPTGKVEVYVSEIEVLGPAGDLPLPVFGDQEYPEDIRLKYRFLDLRREKLHQNIMTRVEIIKSMRRRMEGQGFFEFNTPILTASSPEGARDFLVPSRIHPGKFYALPQAPQQYKQLLMMSGFDRYFQIAPCFRDEDPRADRLPGEFYQLDVEMSFVTQEDVFAAMEPVITGIFEEFAKGKPVTKGWRRIPFAEALRKYGSDKPDLRNPIEMQDVSEHFRGSGFKVFARMLEDPKNQVWAIPAPGGGSRAFCDRMNSWAQGEGQPGLGYIMWREGGEGAGPLANNIGPERTAAIRAQLGVKEGDAAFFVAGDPDKFWKFSGLARNKVGEELNLTDKERFELAWIVDFPMYEYNEDDKKVDFSHNPFSMPQGGLEALKSQDPLTIKAFQYDITCNGYEIASGGIRNHVPEAMVKAFEIAGYGEQEVVERFGGMYRAFQYGAPPHGGMAAGVDRIVMLLCGTTNLREISLFPMNQQAMDLLMGAPSEATTKQLRELHIRVNLPQK encoded by the coding sequence ATGCATCGCTACCGGTCACATACATGCGGCGCGCTCCGCGAGAGCAACATCGGCGAGACCATCCGCCTCTCCGGCTGGGTCCATCGCGTCCGCGACCATGGCGGCGTACTGTTCATCGATTTGCGCGACCATTACGGCCTGACCCAGTGCGTGGTCGATCCGGACTCGCCGGCTTTCTCGCTGGCCGAAAAGCTGCGCTCGGAATTCGTGGTCAAGATGGACGGCAAGGTCCGCCGCCGCCCCGAAGGCACCGACAACGATGATCTGCCGACCGGCAAGGTCGAGGTCTATGTCAGCGAGATCGAGGTGCTGGGACCGGCCGGCGACCTGCCGCTGCCTGTGTTCGGCGACCAGGAATATCCCGAAGACATCCGCCTGAAGTACCGCTTCCTCGACCTGCGTCGTGAGAAGCTGCACCAGAACATCATGACCCGCGTCGAGATCATCAAGTCGATGCGCCGGCGCATGGAGGGGCAGGGCTTCTTCGAGTTCAACACCCCGATCCTGACCGCGTCCTCGCCGGAGGGCGCACGCGACTTCCTCGTCCCGTCGCGCATCCATCCCGGCAAGTTCTACGCGCTGCCGCAGGCGCCGCAGCAGTACAAGCAGCTGCTGATGATGTCGGGCTTCGACCGCTATTTCCAGATCGCGCCCTGCTTCCGCGACGAGGACCCGCGCGCCGACCGTCTGCCCGGCGAGTTCTACCAGCTCGACGTCGAGATGAGCTTTGTCACGCAGGAAGACGTCTTTGCGGCGATGGAGCCGGTGATCACGGGCATCTTTGAAGAGTTTGCCAAGGGCAAGCCCGTCACCAAGGGCTGGCGCCGCATTCCGTTCGCCGAGGCGCTGCGCAAGTACGGCAGCGACAAGCCGGACCTGCGCAACCCGATCGAGATGCAGGACGTCTCCGAGCATTTCCGCGGCTCCGGCTTCAAGGTCTTCGCGCGCATGCTCGAAGATCCCAAGAACCAGGTCTGGGCGATCCCGGCACCGGGCGGCGGGAGCCGCGCCTTTTGCGACCGCATGAACTCGTGGGCGCAAGGCGAGGGCCAGCCCGGCCTCGGCTACATCATGTGGCGCGAAGGCGGCGAGGGCGCCGGTCCCCTTGCGAACAACATTGGGCCCGAGCGCACCGCCGCGATCCGCGCACAGCTCGGCGTCAAGGAAGGCGATGCCGCCTTCTTCGTCGCCGGCGATCCCGACAAGTTCTGGAAGTTCTCAGGGCTTGCCCGCAACAAGGTCGGCGAGGAATTGAACCTCACCGACAAGGAGCGGTTCGAGCTCGCCTGGATCGTCGACTTCCCGATGTACGAGTACAACGAGGACGACAAGAAGGTCGACTTCTCGCACAACCCGTTCTCGATGCCGCAGGGCGGCCTGGAGGCGCTGAAGTCGCAGGATCCGCTGACCATCAAGGCGTTCCAGTACGACATCACCTGCAACGGCTACGAGATCGCCTCGGGCGGCATCCGCAACCATGTGCCCGAAGCCATGGTGAAGGCGTTCGAGATCGCAGGTTACGGCGAGCAGGAAGTGGTCGAGCGTTTCGGCGGCATGTACCGCGCCTTCCAGTACGGCGCGCCGCCACATGGCGGCATGGCCGCGGGCGTCGACCGCATCGTGATGCTGCTCTGCGGCACCACCAATCTGCGCGAGATCTCGCTGTTCCCGATGAACCAGCAGGCCATGGACCTCTTGATGGGCGCCCCGTCGGAAGCCACGACAAAGCAGCTCCGCGAGCTGCACATCCGGGTGAACCTGCCGCAGAAGTGA